The Microbacterium horticulturae genome has a window encoding:
- a CDS encoding OsmC family protein, with protein sequence MLGEHHYRVQAEWTGDRGTGTSGYRDYDRLVTLRSEGKPDLPASADKPFRGDPSRWNPEDLLLAALSECHMLSYFHACVGVGVVVTGYTDDAVGLMTEDGKGGGAFTEVVLRPRVTVAAASMIDAATTAHDQAHEWCFIANSVNFPVRVDPAQISVARAEEPA encoded by the coding sequence ATGCTCGGCGAACATCACTACCGCGTGCAGGCGGAATGGACCGGCGATCGGGGCACCGGCACCAGCGGATACCGCGACTACGACCGGCTCGTCACGCTCCGCAGCGAGGGCAAGCCCGACCTGCCGGCATCGGCCGACAAGCCGTTCCGCGGGGACCCGTCCCGGTGGAATCCCGAAGACCTGCTGCTCGCGGCGCTCAGCGAATGCCACATGCTCTCGTACTTCCACGCCTGCGTCGGCGTCGGGGTCGTCGTCACCGGTTACACCGACGACGCCGTCGGACTGATGACCGAGGACGGCAAGGGCGGCGGAGCGTTCACCGAGGTGGTGCTGCGTCCCCGGGTGACGGTGGCCGCGGCATCCATGATCGATGCGGCCACGACCGCGCACGATCAGGCGCACGAGTGGTGCTTCATCGCGAACTCGGTGAACTTCCCGGTGCGCGTCGACCCTGCCCAGATCAGCGTCGCTCGTGCGGAAGAGCCTGCTTGA